The following nucleotide sequence is from Sphingomonas swuensis.
CTATCCCGCGGCACCACCGCTACAATGACGCCATAATCGTTACGGGTCCGATTGACTTCTCGCCGCTACTTGGCAGCATTGCCGCGGGGTAAGTGGCACAGGGGGTCAATCGATGGTTCTGCATGCTTCGCCGGCGCGCTGGTCGCTCGCGCTTCTGGCCGGGACGGCGCTCGCCTCTCCCGCCTTCGCGCAGGCGACCGAACCTGCCGCTCCGCCTGTGGCGCAAGGCCAGCCGGCGGCCACGCCCGACAGCGACAGCTCCGAGATCGTGATCACCGCGCAGAAGCGCGAGGAGAACCTCCAGGACGTTCCGATCAGCGTGCAGGCGATCGGCACCCGCCGCCTCGACCAGCTCAATATCTCCAATTTCGAGGATTATTCGAAGCAGCTGCCCTCGGTCAGTTTCCAGTCGGCGGGTCCGGGCTCGGCGATCGTCTACATGCGCGGCATCGCCACCGGGGGCGACGGCAACCATTCGGGCTCGCAGCCGAGTGTCGGCACCTATCTCGACGAGCAGCCGGTCACCACCATCGGTGGCACGCTCGACGTCCACATCTACGATATCGCCCGGATCGAGAGCCTCGCCGGCCCGCAGGGCACGCTGTACGGCGCCTCGAGCCAGGCCGGCACCATCCGGATCATCACCAACAAGCCCGAGCTCGGGGTCACCAGTGGCCGGGTCGATGCCGAGGTCAACCGCACCTGGCACGGCGACTTCGGCGGCAGCCTCGAGGGCATGATCAACCTGCCCGTGTCGGACAATATGGCGCTCCGCGCGGTCGGTTTCGCCGAACGCAATGCGGGCTTCATCGACAATGTCGCGGCCAGCCGGACCTACATCAGCGACGACGGCGACATCACCGTCGACAATGACGAGTTCGTCGAAAAGGACATCAATTCGGTCCGCACCTTCGGCGGCCGCGCCGCGCTCAAGATCGACCTCGACGAGAATTGGACGGTGACCCCCACGGTCATGCACCAGAACCAGAAGTCGAGCGGCGTCTTCTTCTACGATCCCGATCTTCCCGGGCTGAGCGCCGAGCGCTTCGCCGATGACAGGGGCCGCGACAAGTGGACCCAGGCCGCGCTGACGGTCGAGGGCAAGATCGCCAACTTCGACCTGACCTATTCGGGCGCCTATCTCGACCGCAAGGCGAACGGCTTCACCGACTACACCGACTACACCGATGCCTATGAGGCCTATTACATCGATGCCTCCGGGGTCGGGCTGATCGACTATCAGCGCTACCTCGACAACAACGGCAACAACATCAATCCGCAGCAGTTCATCGACGGCTCCAACCACTACCGCAAGATGAGCCACGAGGTCCGGCTCGCGAGCCCGGCGGACAAGCCGCTGAGGGCGATCGTCGGCGCCTATTTCTCGCGGACCAAGAACAACATCTTCCAGGACTATATCGTCCCCGGTCTTGCCGACGACCTTTCGGTCGACACCCGGCCCGGCACCATCTGGCTGACCAAGCAGAAGCGCGAGGACAAGGACTACGCGCTGTTCGGCGAAGTCAGCTTCGACGTCACGCCGCAATTCACCATCACCGGCGGCGGCCGCCTGTTCAAGTTCGACAACAGCCTGTTCGGCTTCGCCGGCTTCGGCTCGGACAATCCGGGCGGCTTCAGCAGCGGCGTCGGCCGCTGCATCGTGGCCAACGGCCAGGCTGCGAACAGCCCGACCGCCTCGGGCGCGATCGTGGTCACCGGAAGCCTGCCGGGGACGCCCTGCACCAACGTCGGCAACCTCGTTGACGGCAAGCTGGTGCCGCGGCGCAGCAAGGGCGACGGCTTCACCCATCGCTTGAACGCGCAGTACAAGTTCACCGACGACGTGATGGTCTATGCGACCTGGTCGCGCGGCTTCCGCCCGGGCGGCATCAACCGCCAGCCGGTCGCACCGGCCTACGACCCCGACTATCTCACCAACTATGAACTCGGCTGGAAGACCAGCTTCGGTCCGGTTCGCTGGAACGGCGCGATCTACCGCCAGCGCTGGGAAGGCTTCCAGTTCAGCTTCCTCGGCGAGAACAGCCTGACGGTGATCCAGAACGGCCGCGACGCCATCGTCAAGGGCATCGAGACCGACCTCAACTACACCGTCGGCGGGCTCACCCTGAATGCGGCGGCGGCCTACACCGACGCCAAGACGAAGGGCAACATCTGCAACTTCTCGCTCGGCAACGAGGATTGCAGCGGCCTCGACAGCCGCGGCCGCCGCGACTTCGTGGTGACCCCCGACGGCAGCCGCCTTCCGGTCACGCCAAGGTTCAAGGGCTCGGCGACCGCACGCTACGCCTGGCTGCTCGGTCCCGGCCGCGCCCATGTTCAGGGCAGCGTCTCCTACCAAGGCTCGGCCGCGGCCGATATCCGCCGCAACGCCGGCAGCTTCTCCAGCCCCATCGACCCCAACAGCGTGCTCGGACGAGTGAAGAGCTCGACCCTGGTCGACCTGTTCGCAGGGTTCGACTGGGCGAAGTACAATGTCGAACTGTTCGCGACCAACCTGTTCGACGAGAAGACCGAGCTGACCCGCGCGGTCGCCTGCTCGATCTGCACCAATACGCGAGT
It contains:
- a CDS encoding TonB-dependent receptor, with translation MVLHASPARWSLALLAGTALASPAFAQATEPAAPPVAQGQPAATPDSDSSEIVITAQKREENLQDVPISVQAIGTRRLDQLNISNFEDYSKQLPSVSFQSAGPGSAIVYMRGIATGGDGNHSGSQPSVGTYLDEQPVTTIGGTLDVHIYDIARIESLAGPQGTLYGASSQAGTIRIITNKPELGVTSGRVDAEVNRTWHGDFGGSLEGMINLPVSDNMALRAVGFAERNAGFIDNVAASRTYISDDGDITVDNDEFVEKDINSVRTFGGRAALKIDLDENWTVTPTVMHQNQKSSGVFFYDPDLPGLSAERFADDRGRDKWTQAALTVEGKIANFDLTYSGAYLDRKANGFTDYTDYTDAYEAYYIDASGVGLIDYQRYLDNNGNNINPQQFIDGSNHYRKMSHEVRLASPADKPLRAIVGAYFSRTKNNIFQDYIVPGLADDLSVDTRPGTIWLTKQKREDKDYALFGEVSFDVTPQFTITGGGRLFKFDNSLFGFAGFGSDNPGGFSSGVGRCIVANGQAANSPTASGAIVVTGSLPGTPCTNVGNLVDGKLVPRRSKGDGFTHRLNAQYKFTDDVMVYATWSRGFRPGGINRQPVAPAYDPDYLTNYELGWKTSFGPVRWNGAIYRQRWEGFQFSFLGENSLTVIQNGRDAIVKGIETDLNYTVGGLTLNAAAAYTDAKTKGNICNFSLGNEDCSGLDSRGRRDFVVTPDGSRLPVTPRFKGSATARYAWLLGPGRAHVQGSVSYQGSAAADIRRNAGSFSSPIDPNSVLGRVKSSTLVDLFAGFDWAKYNVELFATNLFDEKTELTRAVACSICTNTRVYIGRPRTIGLRFGTKF